One window of Pocillopora verrucosa isolate sample1 chromosome 9, ASM3666991v2, whole genome shotgun sequence genomic DNA carries:
- the LOC131795720 gene encoding adenosine receptor A2a-like produces MVNFSSAYSTNVTNTTSREGDTTDVPSVAGALIVIIINTITCPFTVLLNVLVIKAVKSTPRLRTNSNVLLACLAVTDALTGLLGQPLFVLWKIFLLFGLSDSGTVEICFATTTIVIVIASYFHLMLVTLERLLAIKFTMQYPNIITDEKMKRAVLVAWILAFINGVFRVLKMSLVVYSLSVLLTLSCILFLAFAYFIMYRETRLQQVKIKTQQLPQQEVARFTRENKALKTTVFVVGAVIICLLPLCFCLILLVTCFCDICPTIAPVTQTCAMLNSLVNPLIYCWRQKEMRKVIFRSRTQVVVAGIQ; encoded by the coding sequence ATGGTAAACTTCTCCTCGGCTTATTCTACAAATGTTACAAATACAACCAGTAGAGAAGGCGACACAACAGATGTTCCTTCGGTGGCTGGTGCTCTAATTGTaatcatcatcaacaccatCACTTGTCCCTTCACAGTTTTACTCAACGTATTGGTGATAAAAGCTGTGAAATCGACGCCTCGACTCCGTACCAACAGCAACGTTTTGCTggcctgtttagcggtgactgaCGCCTTAACTGGTCTCCTTGGCCAACCATTGTTTGTCCTGTGGAAGATTTTCCTATTATTCGGTCTCAGTGACAGTGGAAcagttgaaatttgttttgccaCAACTACGATTGTGATTGTAATAGCTTCATACTTTCATCTGATGTTGGTTACTCTCGAGAGACTCCTTGCCATCAAATTTACAATGCAGTACCCAAACATTAtaactgatgaaaaaatgaagagagcaGTGTTAGTAGCTTGGATCCTTGCTTTTATCAATGGGGTATTTAGAGTTCTAAAAATGTCTCTAGTTGTATATTCTTTGTCTGTCCTCCTGACTCTTTCGtgtattcttttccttgcttTCGCCTACTTCATTATGTATCGAGAAACACGTCTTCAACAAGTAAAGATTAAAACTCAACAATTGCCCCAGCAAGAAGTGGCAAGATTTACCAGAGAGAACAAGGCGCTTAaaacaactgtgtttgtagTTGGTGCAGTTATAATTTGTCTTCTGCCACTATGTTTCTGTCTTATTCTTTTAGTTACATGCTTTTGTGATATTTGCCCTACCATCGCACCGGTGACGCAAACATGTGCCATGTTAAACTCACTTGTTAATCCACTGatttactgctggagacaaaaagaaatgagaaaggtCATATTTCGATCAAGAACGCAGGTCGTGGTTGCAGGTATCCAGTGA